TTTAAGAGGTATTCGTTATTGGGATTTTCAGCGGTTGGCTTTTTGGTAACCTCTTTATGATTGATCAAAACCAATCCTGGTGCATCTTTTTTGAGGATAAATTTATGCTCATATTCGTACTCAATGGGTGCGCAAAGAGCATAGGAACACAAAAGGAACAGCCAAAATACGCTTTTATTCATTTTGGGTTAAAATTTCCCCAACACTGCTAATAAACAGATCGTTATTGTGTTCAACCACCGCGTCCATTTCATCCATTAAAACCGTACGGATCATCCCCTCAAGGGCATCAACACCGACCTGCTTTTCAAGCAAAATTTCCATAGCGCTGTAACGATCCACGATCTCTAAAAGCTTTGTCTTCACCAATTCTTTGTTGGCATTAAAGAGAATATCAAAAAATTTACTTCTAGGACTTCCCATAAAAAAGTCATCTTCGTCTTCGTACAACATCGTTTCTCCTCATTCAAAAAAGAAGATTATAGCACACTAAAGCTTGTCTCATCTGAAAAAGAAAAAGATGGATTGCATACGTTAGAGAAGCATTTTTTACTAACAAAGCGTTAGTAAGCACTCCTTTAATACTTCAAAAACTATGTTGTGTTAATGCCTAAAAAAGGCTATTTACATAAAATTATATGTATAATAATCTTTACAATTAAGCGAGTTAGTTTTTGAGACGTTGGAAGCACTAGAAGTATTATTTCTCATCCATTAGGCTTTACATGTAAAGATGAAAAATGCTTTTGCCGCCCTTCCCTCTTTTAAAAAACAATCTCTACTTTTTTAATCATTAGTTATTTGATAAAGTTACTTGACATTGAAAAAAAATTAGTCTATACTTTCAGCAACGAAACAAAAAGGATTAAAAATGAATCAAGAAACACTTGCTCTGCATTATGGCTATGACAAACAGCAATTTGGCACTATGTCCGTTCCTATCTACCAAACCACCGCCTATGATTTTGGAAGTGCCGAGACTGCAGCAAACCGTTTTGCACTCAAAGAACTTGGACCCATCTATACACGTCTAAACAATCCAACAACCGATGTTCTTGAAGCTAGAATTGCAGCGGTTGAAAATGGTGAAGCGGCTATTGCAACAGCAAGCGGTCAAGCTGCGATCTTTTTTGCGATTGCCAATCTTGCAGAAGCTGGCGATAACATCCTTGTTGCGAAGAAAATTTACGGTGGAGCAACCACGCTTTTAACCCATACCATTAAACGTTTTGGCATTACCGCAAAAGTCTTTGAGAGCGACCATGCCGATGATTTGGAAGCATTGATTGATTATAAAACCAAAGCGATTTTCTTTGAAACGCTTTCAAATCCTCAAATTGCGATCCCCAATATTGAAAAAATTGTCTCAATCGCTCAAAAATACAACATTATTACCGTTGCGGACAACACCGTAGCAACACCAATTCTGTTTCAACCGCTGAATCATGGCATTGATGTGAGTGTTCACAGCGCAAGCAAATACATCTCCGGTCAAGGCAGTGCGATGGGTGGTTTGGTTGTGGAAGCCAAAGGGCTCAATGCAAAGCTCATTGGCAACCCACGTTATCCACAATTTAATGAGCCCGATGAGAGTTACCATGGATTAATTTACGCGACCTTACCATTCCCGATCTTTTCACTAAGGATTCGTCTTTCACTCATTCGTGACATCGGAGCGACTATTGCGCCCTTTAACTCGTGGTTACTCATTCAAGGTCTTGAGACGTTATCGCTTCGTGTAAAAGAGCATTCACGCAATGCGCATAAAGTAGCATCATTTCTAAATTCTCATCCAAAAGTGAAAAAAGTCTCGTATCCAGGATTGGAGAGTGACCCTTTACATGTAAGAGCAAAACATTACTTTACCGACGCTCAAACATCAGGACTTTTAAGCTTTGAAGTGGAAGATTTTGAATTTGCAAAACATATTTTAAACAGCACTAAAATTTTCTCCGTTGTGGTCAACATTGGTGATTCAAAATCCATCATTACGCATCCAGCGAGCACCACGCATCAACAGCTTTCAACAGAGGAATTAGAAAAATCAGGCGTTAAAGCAGGACTCATTCGCCTTAGCATTGGACTTGAAAATGCAGATGATCTTATCTCGGATCTCAAAATTGCACTCGGTTAAGGAGAGGCTATGTCACTACTTTCAACCAAAGGCATGTATGGCTTAAGTGCCATGTACCAGCTTTTTTTAGCAAAAAGCACCAAACCGTTACAAATCAAGGAGATTTCAGCACGCGCTGAAATTCCCCAAAACTATTTAGAACAGCTTTTGATTCTGCTACGTCAAGCAGGGCTTGTCAACAGTGTCAGAGGCGCTTATGGAGGCTATTTATTAGCTCAGAATGCAGAAGATATTTTGATCAAAGATATTCTTATTGCGTTAGAAGGCAATCTTGTTGTCACTGATGTGGACGTGAAAGACCCTGTACTTCGAATGTTTTACGAAGAGAGCAATCATAAAATCCAAGAGATTTTTAACGTGCCTTTATCCGAATTTGAAGTCTATTCACAACGTCTTAGTACCCAACTAAACTATAGCATCTAAATCTAACTTAAGGAGATTCTTATGTATGCACAAAACGTAACAGAACTTATTGGAAACACACCCCTTGTTAAACTTAACCATTTATCCAATGCGTCAAACGCGTTGATTCTTGGGAAATGCGAATTTCTTAACCCTTCACACTCCGTTAAAGATCGTATTGGTTTTAACATGATTAAAACCGCTTTAGAAAAAGGCTTAATTGACCACAGCTCAATCATTATCGAACCAACCAGCGGCAATACAGGCATTGGTCTGGCGATGGTATGTGCAAGTCTTGGATTAAAACTCATTCTTACCATGCCAAGTTCCATGAGCTTAGAGCGTCGCAAACTTTTGGCGGCACTTGGAGCAGAACTCGTGTTAACAGAGCCAACACTGGGTATGAGAGGTGCGGTAGAAAAAGCGACGGAACTTTCCAAAGAGACACCTAACTCTTTTGTACCACAACAATTCGCCAATGAGTCCAATCCAGCGATTCACTACGCCACCACAGCCGAAGAAATTTGGAAAGATACCGATGGGAAAATAGACATTTTTGTGGCTGCGGTAGGAACGGGTGGAACGATTACAGGCACAGGAAAAAGACTCAAAGAGCTTAATCCTAATATTAAAATTATCGCCGTTGAGCCAGACACATCGCCTGTTCTTTCAGGTGGAGCACCAGGACCGCACAAAATTCAAGGTATCGGTGCAGGGTTTGTACCCGCTGTACTTGATACAAAAATCTACGATGAAGTGATTCAAGTCAGTTATGAAAATGCCATTGAAACATCACGTAATCTTGCCAAACAAGAAGGTTTATTGGTAGGAATTTCTGCAGGTGCCAATGTCTATGTAGCCTCAGCTATTGCACAACAAGCGGAAAACAAAGGTAAAACAATTGTGACTATTTTATGTGACACGGGTGAGCGTTACTTAAGCGCTGGTCTGTATGAATACAAAGAGTCGTGAAAACGACTCTCTTGTTT
Above is a genomic segment from Sulfurospirillum halorespirans DSM 13726 containing:
- a CDS encoding DUF2018 family protein, which translates into the protein MLYEDEDDFFMGSPRSKFFDILFNANKELVKTKLLEIVDRYSAMEILLEKQVGVDALEGMIRTVLMDEMDAVVEHNNDLFISSVGEILTQNE
- the cysK gene encoding cysteine synthase A yields the protein MYAQNVTELIGNTPLVKLNHLSNASNALILGKCEFLNPSHSVKDRIGFNMIKTALEKGLIDHSSIIIEPTSGNTGIGLAMVCASLGLKLILTMPSSMSLERRKLLAALGAELVLTEPTLGMRGAVEKATELSKETPNSFVPQQFANESNPAIHYATTAEEIWKDTDGKIDIFVAAVGTGGTITGTGKRLKELNPNIKIIAVEPDTSPVLSGGAPGPHKIQGIGAGFVPAVLDTKIYDEVIQVSYENAIETSRNLAKQEGLLVGISAGANVYVASAIAQQAENKGKTIVTILCDTGERYLSAGLYEYKES
- a CDS encoding O-acetylhomoserine aminocarboxypropyltransferase/cysteine synthase family protein; the protein is MNQETLALHYGYDKQQFGTMSVPIYQTTAYDFGSAETAANRFALKELGPIYTRLNNPTTDVLEARIAAVENGEAAIATASGQAAIFFAIANLAEAGDNILVAKKIYGGATTLLTHTIKRFGITAKVFESDHADDLEALIDYKTKAIFFETLSNPQIAIPNIEKIVSIAQKYNIITVADNTVATPILFQPLNHGIDVSVHSASKYISGQGSAMGGLVVEAKGLNAKLIGNPRYPQFNEPDESYHGLIYATLPFPIFSLRIRLSLIRDIGATIAPFNSWLLIQGLETLSLRVKEHSRNAHKVASFLNSHPKVKKVSYPGLESDPLHVRAKHYFTDAQTSGLLSFEVEDFEFAKHILNSTKIFSVVVNIGDSKSIITHPASTTHQQLSTEELEKSGVKAGLIRLSIGLENADDLISDLKIALG
- a CDS encoding Rrf2 family transcriptional regulator; amino-acid sequence: MSLLSTKGMYGLSAMYQLFLAKSTKPLQIKEISARAEIPQNYLEQLLILLRQAGLVNSVRGAYGGYLLAQNAEDILIKDILIALEGNLVVTDVDVKDPVLRMFYEESNHKIQEIFNVPLSEFEVYSQRLSTQLNYSI